A single region of the Gopherus evgoodei ecotype Sinaloan lineage chromosome 3, rGopEvg1_v1.p, whole genome shotgun sequence genome encodes:
- the CLHC1 gene encoding clathrin heavy chain linker domain-containing protein 1 isoform X3: MGFVRCSKTLIIEHVTVYKNILTSIKQEYDAFIEAIKKGQRNAFYLHGKLKVLASEATTLIYYRKRAIQLEDKIKVIERNSSRIQNLILKIRNIKKVPSTEALAPRKKINPAKPIPGLTVKESLSLDALSRHLAQLEERVQELKADMISKYIPLENKAGLEQELKHSLELRDKAEAMNEKLRLSYNRITLVANAVSAWAKSDKSTSLQELLSQVMEKKEVVKAAAAFSISHIFECDPSKSKEAEDLLEYIERFNELFSYGQYEAAAVYAANCPRGILRNEETMMKFKALGAVKGRILPLLRYFEALISSSAAVRHPLCAVMTLEAIKCALFEKQLNLVMHWVTQQRLTFCEAVGDVIYDYGEVEPFNKSKCLALAQIAYSQCGVHKKAALCLCKQGQICGAMDYIQQFKQLTLDDYLFLLKNCPSIELIHCLTQEWNEKPALLSIGATILSLIDTDHKEHGLQLLEEINMGEENALEQVILNDTVCTLEGWKKIADTCAENKHEKLSQEILSILTSQEGVVQISPLDDDDDVKIMEHIFL; encoded by the exons ATGGGCTTTGTGCGGTGCTCCAAAACCCTG ATAATAGAGCATGTTACTGTGTACAAGAACATTCTGACTTCAATCAAACAGGAGTATGATGCATTTATTGAAGCAATAAAAAAGGGCCAAAGGAATGCATTTTATCTTCATGGAAAATTGAAAGTTCTGGCATCAGAGGCAACAACTCTAATATATTATAGAAAAAGAGCAATCCAACTTGAAGACAA GATAAAAGTTATTGAGAGAAATTCTTCTAGAATTCAGAATCTGATATTGAAGATaagaaatataaaaaaagtgCCATCTACAGAAGCTTTAGCTCCAAGAAAAAAGATAAACCCTGCTAAGCCTATACCAG GTCTGACTGTAAAAGAATCTCTCAGCTTAGATGCTCTTTCTAGACACCTTGCTCAGCTAGAAGAGAGAGTGCAGGAACTGAAAGCAGACATGATATCAAAATACATTCCTCTGGAGAACAAGGCTGGCCTAGAGCAGGAACTCAAGCACTCATTGGAACTACGAGATAAGGCAGAGGCAATGAATGAGAAACTGAGACTTAG TTATAATAGAATTACATTGGTTGCAAATGCTGTGTCTGCCTGGGCAAAATCTGACAAGAGCACTTCCTTACAAGAACTCCTCTCTCAAGTCATGGAAAAGAAGGAAGTTGTAAAAG ctgctgctgcctttagCATCTCTCATATATTTGAATGTGATCCCAGCAAGAGTAAAGAGGCTGAAGATTTGCTTGAATATATTGAAAG ATTCAATGAATTATTTTCATATGGTCAGTATGAGGCTGCAGCAGTTTATGCTGCAAACTGTCCTAGAGGAATTCTCCGCAATGAAGAAACCATGATGAAATTTAAGG CTCTTGGTGCTGTTAAAGGGAGGATTCTCCCTTTGCTGAGGTATTTTGAGGCCCTCATAAGCTCAAgtgctgcagttagacaccctCTGTGTGCAGTTATGACTCTGGAAGCAATCAAATGTGCATTGTTTGAAAAACAGTTAAATCTAGTTATGCACTGGGTCACACAGCAAAG GCTGACGTTTTGTGAGGCAGTAGGGGATGTGATTTATGACTATGGGGAGGTGGAACCATTCAACAAGTCCAAGTGCTTGGCTTTGGCTCAGATTGCCTACAGTCAGTGTGGCGTGCACAAGAAAGCTGCTCTGTGCTTGTGTAAACAAGGCCAAATTTGTGGAGCAATGGATTATATACAGCAATTCAAACAGCTCACTTTAG ATGATTACTTATTCCTACTGAAAAACTGTCCTAGTATTGAGCTAATTCATTGTCTAACGCAAGAGTGGAATGAGAAACCAGCATTATTATCTATTGGGGCTACGATCCTCTCACTCATTGATACTGATCACAAAGAGCATGGTTTACAACTGTTAGAGGAAATAAACATGGGTGAGGAGA aTGCACTGGAACAAGTTATTTTAAATGATACGGTCTGTACCTTGGAAGGTTGGAAGAAGATCGCAGATACATGTGCAGAAAATAAGCATGAAAAATTGTCTCAAGAAATCCTCTCAATCCTTACCTCACAGGAAGGAGTGGTTCAGATTTCTCCattggatgatgatgatgatgtaaaGATAATGGAACACATTTTCTTGTAG
- the CLHC1 gene encoding clathrin heavy chain linker domain-containing protein 1 isoform X2 — MFLTRWKNMSSQIIEHVTVYKNILTSIKQEYDAFIEAIKKGQRNAFYLHGKLKVLASEATTLIYYRKRAIQLEDKIKVIERNSSRIQNLILKIRNIKKVPSTEALAPRKKINPAKPIPGLTVKESLSLDALSRHLAQLEERVQELKADMISKYIPLENKAGLEQELKHSLELRDKAEAMNEKLRLSYNRITLVANAVSAWAKSDKSTSLQELLSQVMEKKEVVKAAAAFSISHIFECDPSKSKEAEDLLEYIERFNELFSYGQYEAAAVYAANCPRGILRNEETMMKFKALGAVKGRILPLLRYFEALISSSAAVRHPLCAVMTLEAIKCALFEKQLNLVMHWVTQQRLTFCEAVGDVIYDYGEVEPFNKSKCLALAQIAYSQCGVHKKAALCLCKQGQICGAMDYIQQFKQLTLDDYLFLLKNCPSIELIHCLTQEWNEKPALLSIGATILSLIDTDHKEHGLQLLEEINMGEENALEQVILNDTVCTLEGWKKIADTCAENKHEKLSQEILSILTSQEGVVQISPLDDDDDVKIMEHIFL, encoded by the exons ATGtttttgacaag ATGGAAAAACATGTCTTCACAGATAATAGAGCATGTTACTGTGTACAAGAACATTCTGACTTCAATCAAACAGGAGTATGATGCATTTATTGAAGCAATAAAAAAGGGCCAAAGGAATGCATTTTATCTTCATGGAAAATTGAAAGTTCTGGCATCAGAGGCAACAACTCTAATATATTATAGAAAAAGAGCAATCCAACTTGAAGACAA GATAAAAGTTATTGAGAGAAATTCTTCTAGAATTCAGAATCTGATATTGAAGATaagaaatataaaaaaagtgCCATCTACAGAAGCTTTAGCTCCAAGAAAAAAGATAAACCCTGCTAAGCCTATACCAG GTCTGACTGTAAAAGAATCTCTCAGCTTAGATGCTCTTTCTAGACACCTTGCTCAGCTAGAAGAGAGAGTGCAGGAACTGAAAGCAGACATGATATCAAAATACATTCCTCTGGAGAACAAGGCTGGCCTAGAGCAGGAACTCAAGCACTCATTGGAACTACGAGATAAGGCAGAGGCAATGAATGAGAAACTGAGACTTAG TTATAATAGAATTACATTGGTTGCAAATGCTGTGTCTGCCTGGGCAAAATCTGACAAGAGCACTTCCTTACAAGAACTCCTCTCTCAAGTCATGGAAAAGAAGGAAGTTGTAAAAG ctgctgctgcctttagCATCTCTCATATATTTGAATGTGATCCCAGCAAGAGTAAAGAGGCTGAAGATTTGCTTGAATATATTGAAAG ATTCAATGAATTATTTTCATATGGTCAGTATGAGGCTGCAGCAGTTTATGCTGCAAACTGTCCTAGAGGAATTCTCCGCAATGAAGAAACCATGATGAAATTTAAGG CTCTTGGTGCTGTTAAAGGGAGGATTCTCCCTTTGCTGAGGTATTTTGAGGCCCTCATAAGCTCAAgtgctgcagttagacaccctCTGTGTGCAGTTATGACTCTGGAAGCAATCAAATGTGCATTGTTTGAAAAACAGTTAAATCTAGTTATGCACTGGGTCACACAGCAAAG GCTGACGTTTTGTGAGGCAGTAGGGGATGTGATTTATGACTATGGGGAGGTGGAACCATTCAACAAGTCCAAGTGCTTGGCTTTGGCTCAGATTGCCTACAGTCAGTGTGGCGTGCACAAGAAAGCTGCTCTGTGCTTGTGTAAACAAGGCCAAATTTGTGGAGCAATGGATTATATACAGCAATTCAAACAGCTCACTTTAG ATGATTACTTATTCCTACTGAAAAACTGTCCTAGTATTGAGCTAATTCATTGTCTAACGCAAGAGTGGAATGAGAAACCAGCATTATTATCTATTGGGGCTACGATCCTCTCACTCATTGATACTGATCACAAAGAGCATGGTTTACAACTGTTAGAGGAAATAAACATGGGTGAGGAGA aTGCACTGGAACAAGTTATTTTAAATGATACGGTCTGTACCTTGGAAGGTTGGAAGAAGATCGCAGATACATGTGCAGAAAATAAGCATGAAAAATTGTCTCAAGAAATCCTCTCAATCCTTACCTCACAGGAAGGAGTGGTTCAGATTTCTCCattggatgatgatgatgatgtaaaGATAATGGAACACATTTTCTTGTAG
- the CLHC1 gene encoding clathrin heavy chain linker domain-containing protein 1 isoform X6: MSTHNIGVSRHSILPPIVPDSDKKFLDSIQGYIITEIEKVGCTEQGPAEEYYIIYSNVFDKIIEHVTVYKNILTSIKQEYDAFIEAIKKGQRNAFYLHGKLKVLASEATTLIYYRKRAIQLEDKIKVIERNSSRIQNLILKIRNIKKVPSTEALAPRKKINPAKPIPGLTVKESLSLDALSRHLAQLEERVQELKADMISKYIPLENKAGLEQELKHSLELRDKAEAMNEKLRLSYNRITLVANAVSAWAKSDKSTSLQELLSQVMEKKEVVKAAAAFSISHIFECDPSKSKEAEDLLEYIERFNELFSYGQYEAAAVYAANCPRGILRNEETMMKFKALGAVKGRILPLLRYFEALISSSAAVRHPLCAVMTLEAIKCALFEKQLNLVMHWVTQQRLTFCEAVGDVIYDYGEVEPFNKSKCLALAQIAYSQCGVHKKAALCLCKQGQICGAMDYIQQFKQLTLVSFRYPWGWRSYLLSQLKTEWRGFPRV; encoded by the exons ATGTCCACCCATAATATTGGAGTGAGCAGACATTCCATTCTCCCTCCTATTGTTCCTGACAGTGATAAGAAATTTTTAGACAGTATACAAGGATACATCATTACAGAAATTGAAAAAGTGGGTTGTACAGAACAAGGACCAGCTGAGGAGTATTATATTATATACAGTAATGtttttgacaag ATAATAGAGCATGTTACTGTGTACAAGAACATTCTGACTTCAATCAAACAGGAGTATGATGCATTTATTGAAGCAATAAAAAAGGGCCAAAGGAATGCATTTTATCTTCATGGAAAATTGAAAGTTCTGGCATCAGAGGCAACAACTCTAATATATTATAGAAAAAGAGCAATCCAACTTGAAGACAA GATAAAAGTTATTGAGAGAAATTCTTCTAGAATTCAGAATCTGATATTGAAGATaagaaatataaaaaaagtgCCATCTACAGAAGCTTTAGCTCCAAGAAAAAAGATAAACCCTGCTAAGCCTATACCAG GTCTGACTGTAAAAGAATCTCTCAGCTTAGATGCTCTTTCTAGACACCTTGCTCAGCTAGAAGAGAGAGTGCAGGAACTGAAAGCAGACATGATATCAAAATACATTCCTCTGGAGAACAAGGCTGGCCTAGAGCAGGAACTCAAGCACTCATTGGAACTACGAGATAAGGCAGAGGCAATGAATGAGAAACTGAGACTTAG TTATAATAGAATTACATTGGTTGCAAATGCTGTGTCTGCCTGGGCAAAATCTGACAAGAGCACTTCCTTACAAGAACTCCTCTCTCAAGTCATGGAAAAGAAGGAAGTTGTAAAAG ctgctgctgcctttagCATCTCTCATATATTTGAATGTGATCCCAGCAAGAGTAAAGAGGCTGAAGATTTGCTTGAATATATTGAAAG ATTCAATGAATTATTTTCATATGGTCAGTATGAGGCTGCAGCAGTTTATGCTGCAAACTGTCCTAGAGGAATTCTCCGCAATGAAGAAACCATGATGAAATTTAAGG CTCTTGGTGCTGTTAAAGGGAGGATTCTCCCTTTGCTGAGGTATTTTGAGGCCCTCATAAGCTCAAgtgctgcagttagacaccctCTGTGTGCAGTTATGACTCTGGAAGCAATCAAATGTGCATTGTTTGAAAAACAGTTAAATCTAGTTATGCACTGGGTCACACAGCAAAG GCTGACGTTTTGTGAGGCAGTAGGGGATGTGATTTATGACTATGGGGAGGTGGAACCATTCAACAAGTCCAAGTGCTTGGCTTTGGCTCAGATTGCCTACAGTCAGTGTGGCGTGCACAAGAAAGCTGCTCTGTGCTTGTGTAAACAAGGCCAAATTTGTGGAGCAATGGATTATATACAGCAATTCAAACAGCTCACTTTAG tttctttcaggtatccttgggggtggagaagctatctcttgagccagctgaagacagaatggAGGGGTTTCCCACGGGTTTAA
- the CLHC1 gene encoding clathrin heavy chain linker domain-containing protein 1 isoform X1 → MSTHNIGVSRHSILPPIVPDSDKKFLDSIQGYIITEIEKVGCTEQGPAEEYYIIYSNVFDKIIEHVTVYKNILTSIKQEYDAFIEAIKKGQRNAFYLHGKLKVLASEATTLIYYRKRAIQLEDKIKVIERNSSRIQNLILKIRNIKKVPSTEALAPRKKINPAKPIPGLTVKESLSLDALSRHLAQLEERVQELKADMISKYIPLENKAGLEQELKHSLELRDKAEAMNEKLRLSYNRITLVANAVSAWAKSDKSTSLQELLSQVMEKKEVVKAAAAFSISHIFECDPSKSKEAEDLLEYIERFNELFSYGQYEAAAVYAANCPRGILRNEETMMKFKALGAVKGRILPLLRYFEALISSSAAVRHPLCAVMTLEAIKCALFEKQLNLVMHWVTQQRLTFCEAVGDVIYDYGEVEPFNKSKCLALAQIAYSQCGVHKKAALCLCKQGQICGAMDYIQQFKQLTLDDYLFLLKNCPSIELIHCLTQEWNEKPALLSIGATILSLIDTDHKEHGLQLLEEINMGEENALEQVILNDTVCTLEGWKKIADTCAENKHEKLSQEILSILTSQEGVVQISPLDDDDDVKIMEHIFL, encoded by the exons ATGTCCACCCATAATATTGGAGTGAGCAGACATTCCATTCTCCCTCCTATTGTTCCTGACAGTGATAAGAAATTTTTAGACAGTATACAAGGATACATCATTACAGAAATTGAAAAAGTGGGTTGTACAGAACAAGGACCAGCTGAGGAGTATTATATTATATACAGTAATGtttttgacaag ATAATAGAGCATGTTACTGTGTACAAGAACATTCTGACTTCAATCAAACAGGAGTATGATGCATTTATTGAAGCAATAAAAAAGGGCCAAAGGAATGCATTTTATCTTCATGGAAAATTGAAAGTTCTGGCATCAGAGGCAACAACTCTAATATATTATAGAAAAAGAGCAATCCAACTTGAAGACAA GATAAAAGTTATTGAGAGAAATTCTTCTAGAATTCAGAATCTGATATTGAAGATaagaaatataaaaaaagtgCCATCTACAGAAGCTTTAGCTCCAAGAAAAAAGATAAACCCTGCTAAGCCTATACCAG GTCTGACTGTAAAAGAATCTCTCAGCTTAGATGCTCTTTCTAGACACCTTGCTCAGCTAGAAGAGAGAGTGCAGGAACTGAAAGCAGACATGATATCAAAATACATTCCTCTGGAGAACAAGGCTGGCCTAGAGCAGGAACTCAAGCACTCATTGGAACTACGAGATAAGGCAGAGGCAATGAATGAGAAACTGAGACTTAG TTATAATAGAATTACATTGGTTGCAAATGCTGTGTCTGCCTGGGCAAAATCTGACAAGAGCACTTCCTTACAAGAACTCCTCTCTCAAGTCATGGAAAAGAAGGAAGTTGTAAAAG ctgctgctgcctttagCATCTCTCATATATTTGAATGTGATCCCAGCAAGAGTAAAGAGGCTGAAGATTTGCTTGAATATATTGAAAG ATTCAATGAATTATTTTCATATGGTCAGTATGAGGCTGCAGCAGTTTATGCTGCAAACTGTCCTAGAGGAATTCTCCGCAATGAAGAAACCATGATGAAATTTAAGG CTCTTGGTGCTGTTAAAGGGAGGATTCTCCCTTTGCTGAGGTATTTTGAGGCCCTCATAAGCTCAAgtgctgcagttagacaccctCTGTGTGCAGTTATGACTCTGGAAGCAATCAAATGTGCATTGTTTGAAAAACAGTTAAATCTAGTTATGCACTGGGTCACACAGCAAAG GCTGACGTTTTGTGAGGCAGTAGGGGATGTGATTTATGACTATGGGGAGGTGGAACCATTCAACAAGTCCAAGTGCTTGGCTTTGGCTCAGATTGCCTACAGTCAGTGTGGCGTGCACAAGAAAGCTGCTCTGTGCTTGTGTAAACAAGGCCAAATTTGTGGAGCAATGGATTATATACAGCAATTCAAACAGCTCACTTTAG ATGATTACTTATTCCTACTGAAAAACTGTCCTAGTATTGAGCTAATTCATTGTCTAACGCAAGAGTGGAATGAGAAACCAGCATTATTATCTATTGGGGCTACGATCCTCTCACTCATTGATACTGATCACAAAGAGCATGGTTTACAACTGTTAGAGGAAATAAACATGGGTGAGGAGA aTGCACTGGAACAAGTTATTTTAAATGATACGGTCTGTACCTTGGAAGGTTGGAAGAAGATCGCAGATACATGTGCAGAAAATAAGCATGAAAAATTGTCTCAAGAAATCCTCTCAATCCTTACCTCACAGGAAGGAGTGGTTCAGATTTCTCCattggatgatgatgatgatgtaaaGATAATGGAACACATTTTCTTGTAG
- the CLHC1 gene encoding clathrin heavy chain linker domain-containing protein 1 isoform X4 — MSSQIIEHVTVYKNILTSIKQEYDAFIEAIKKGQRNAFYLHGKLKVLASEATTLIYYRKRAIQLEDKIKVIERNSSRIQNLILKIRNIKKVPSTEALAPRKKINPAKPIPGLTVKESLSLDALSRHLAQLEERVQELKADMISKYIPLENKAGLEQELKHSLELRDKAEAMNEKLRLSYNRITLVANAVSAWAKSDKSTSLQELLSQVMEKKEVVKAAAAFSISHIFECDPSKSKEAEDLLEYIERFNELFSYGQYEAAAVYAANCPRGILRNEETMMKFKALGAVKGRILPLLRYFEALISSSAAVRHPLCAVMTLEAIKCALFEKQLNLVMHWVTQQRLTFCEAVGDVIYDYGEVEPFNKSKCLALAQIAYSQCGVHKKAALCLCKQGQICGAMDYIQQFKQLTLDDYLFLLKNCPSIELIHCLTQEWNEKPALLSIGATILSLIDTDHKEHGLQLLEEINMGEENALEQVILNDTVCTLEGWKKIADTCAENKHEKLSQEILSILTSQEGVVQISPLDDDDDVKIMEHIFL, encoded by the exons ATGTCTTCACAGATAATAGAGCATGTTACTGTGTACAAGAACATTCTGACTTCAATCAAACAGGAGTATGATGCATTTATTGAAGCAATAAAAAAGGGCCAAAGGAATGCATTTTATCTTCATGGAAAATTGAAAGTTCTGGCATCAGAGGCAACAACTCTAATATATTATAGAAAAAGAGCAATCCAACTTGAAGACAA GATAAAAGTTATTGAGAGAAATTCTTCTAGAATTCAGAATCTGATATTGAAGATaagaaatataaaaaaagtgCCATCTACAGAAGCTTTAGCTCCAAGAAAAAAGATAAACCCTGCTAAGCCTATACCAG GTCTGACTGTAAAAGAATCTCTCAGCTTAGATGCTCTTTCTAGACACCTTGCTCAGCTAGAAGAGAGAGTGCAGGAACTGAAAGCAGACATGATATCAAAATACATTCCTCTGGAGAACAAGGCTGGCCTAGAGCAGGAACTCAAGCACTCATTGGAACTACGAGATAAGGCAGAGGCAATGAATGAGAAACTGAGACTTAG TTATAATAGAATTACATTGGTTGCAAATGCTGTGTCTGCCTGGGCAAAATCTGACAAGAGCACTTCCTTACAAGAACTCCTCTCTCAAGTCATGGAAAAGAAGGAAGTTGTAAAAG ctgctgctgcctttagCATCTCTCATATATTTGAATGTGATCCCAGCAAGAGTAAAGAGGCTGAAGATTTGCTTGAATATATTGAAAG ATTCAATGAATTATTTTCATATGGTCAGTATGAGGCTGCAGCAGTTTATGCTGCAAACTGTCCTAGAGGAATTCTCCGCAATGAAGAAACCATGATGAAATTTAAGG CTCTTGGTGCTGTTAAAGGGAGGATTCTCCCTTTGCTGAGGTATTTTGAGGCCCTCATAAGCTCAAgtgctgcagttagacaccctCTGTGTGCAGTTATGACTCTGGAAGCAATCAAATGTGCATTGTTTGAAAAACAGTTAAATCTAGTTATGCACTGGGTCACACAGCAAAG GCTGACGTTTTGTGAGGCAGTAGGGGATGTGATTTATGACTATGGGGAGGTGGAACCATTCAACAAGTCCAAGTGCTTGGCTTTGGCTCAGATTGCCTACAGTCAGTGTGGCGTGCACAAGAAAGCTGCTCTGTGCTTGTGTAAACAAGGCCAAATTTGTGGAGCAATGGATTATATACAGCAATTCAAACAGCTCACTTTAG ATGATTACTTATTCCTACTGAAAAACTGTCCTAGTATTGAGCTAATTCATTGTCTAACGCAAGAGTGGAATGAGAAACCAGCATTATTATCTATTGGGGCTACGATCCTCTCACTCATTGATACTGATCACAAAGAGCATGGTTTACAACTGTTAGAGGAAATAAACATGGGTGAGGAGA aTGCACTGGAACAAGTTATTTTAAATGATACGGTCTGTACCTTGGAAGGTTGGAAGAAGATCGCAGATACATGTGCAGAAAATAAGCATGAAAAATTGTCTCAAGAAATCCTCTCAATCCTTACCTCACAGGAAGGAGTGGTTCAGATTTCTCCattggatgatgatgatgatgtaaaGATAATGGAACACATTTTCTTGTAG
- the CLHC1 gene encoding clathrin heavy chain linker domain-containing protein 1 isoform X5 — translation MSTHNIGVSRHSILPPIVPDSDKKFLDSIQGYIITEIEKVGCTEQGPAEEYYIIYSNVFDKIIEHVTVYKNILTSIKQEYDAFIEAIKKGQRNAFYLHGKLKVLASEATTLIYYRKRAIQLEDKIKVIERNSSRIQNLILKIRNIKKVPSTEALAPRKKINPAKPIPGLTVKESLSLDALSRHLAQLEERVQELKADMISKYIPLENKAGLEQELKHSLELRDKAEAMNEKLRLSYNRITLVANAVSAWAKSDKSTSLQELLSQVMEKKEVVKAAAAFSISHIFECDPSKSKEAEDLLEYIERFNELFSYGQYEAAAVYAANCPRGILRNEETMMKFKALGAVKGRILPLLRYFEALISSSAAVRHPLCAVMTLEAIKCALFEKQLNLVMHWVTQQRLTFCEAVGDVIYDYGEVEPFNKSKCLALAQIAYSQCGVHKKAALCLCKQGQICGAMDYIQQFKQLTLDALEQVILNDTVCTLEGWKKIADTCAENKHEKLSQEILSILTSQEGVVQISPLDDDDDVKIMEHIFL, via the exons ATGTCCACCCATAATATTGGAGTGAGCAGACATTCCATTCTCCCTCCTATTGTTCCTGACAGTGATAAGAAATTTTTAGACAGTATACAAGGATACATCATTACAGAAATTGAAAAAGTGGGTTGTACAGAACAAGGACCAGCTGAGGAGTATTATATTATATACAGTAATGtttttgacaag ATAATAGAGCATGTTACTGTGTACAAGAACATTCTGACTTCAATCAAACAGGAGTATGATGCATTTATTGAAGCAATAAAAAAGGGCCAAAGGAATGCATTTTATCTTCATGGAAAATTGAAAGTTCTGGCATCAGAGGCAACAACTCTAATATATTATAGAAAAAGAGCAATCCAACTTGAAGACAA GATAAAAGTTATTGAGAGAAATTCTTCTAGAATTCAGAATCTGATATTGAAGATaagaaatataaaaaaagtgCCATCTACAGAAGCTTTAGCTCCAAGAAAAAAGATAAACCCTGCTAAGCCTATACCAG GTCTGACTGTAAAAGAATCTCTCAGCTTAGATGCTCTTTCTAGACACCTTGCTCAGCTAGAAGAGAGAGTGCAGGAACTGAAAGCAGACATGATATCAAAATACATTCCTCTGGAGAACAAGGCTGGCCTAGAGCAGGAACTCAAGCACTCATTGGAACTACGAGATAAGGCAGAGGCAATGAATGAGAAACTGAGACTTAG TTATAATAGAATTACATTGGTTGCAAATGCTGTGTCTGCCTGGGCAAAATCTGACAAGAGCACTTCCTTACAAGAACTCCTCTCTCAAGTCATGGAAAAGAAGGAAGTTGTAAAAG ctgctgctgcctttagCATCTCTCATATATTTGAATGTGATCCCAGCAAGAGTAAAGAGGCTGAAGATTTGCTTGAATATATTGAAAG ATTCAATGAATTATTTTCATATGGTCAGTATGAGGCTGCAGCAGTTTATGCTGCAAACTGTCCTAGAGGAATTCTCCGCAATGAAGAAACCATGATGAAATTTAAGG CTCTTGGTGCTGTTAAAGGGAGGATTCTCCCTTTGCTGAGGTATTTTGAGGCCCTCATAAGCTCAAgtgctgcagttagacaccctCTGTGTGCAGTTATGACTCTGGAAGCAATCAAATGTGCATTGTTTGAAAAACAGTTAAATCTAGTTATGCACTGGGTCACACAGCAAAG GCTGACGTTTTGTGAGGCAGTAGGGGATGTGATTTATGACTATGGGGAGGTGGAACCATTCAACAAGTCCAAGTGCTTGGCTTTGGCTCAGATTGCCTACAGTCAGTGTGGCGTGCACAAGAAAGCTGCTCTGTGCTTGTGTAAACAAGGCCAAATTTGTGGAGCAATGGATTATATACAGCAATTCAAACAGCTCACTTTAG aTGCACTGGAACAAGTTATTTTAAATGATACGGTCTGTACCTTGGAAGGTTGGAAGAAGATCGCAGATACATGTGCAGAAAATAAGCATGAAAAATTGTCTCAAGAAATCCTCTCAATCCTTACCTCACAGGAAGGAGTGGTTCAGATTTCTCCattggatgatgatgatgatgtaaaGATAATGGAACACATTTTCTTGTAG